A stretch of Helicobacter pylori DNA encodes these proteins:
- a CDS encoding outer membrane protein — MKFFSKDLFKKVTPLFLSVCFLSPTLTQAKSRFYVASQYQVGKMIMKKYNDLKRTIEGASFSLGWEINPTNYWFYSRYYFFMDYGNVILNKRTGAQANMFTYGFGGDLIVEYNKNPLYVFSLFYGMQVAENTWTISKHSANFIIDDWRSIQGFSLKTSNFRMLGLVGFKFQTVLFHHDASIEVGVKWPFAFEYDSPFVRLFSVFISHTFYL, encoded by the coding sequence GTGAAATTTTTTTCAAAGGATTTATTTAAAAAAGTAACCCCTTTATTTTTAAGCGTTTGTTTTTTAAGCCCTACCCTTACGCAAGCCAAAAGCCGTTTTTATGTGGCTTCTCAATACCAGGTAGGGAAAATGATCATGAAAAAATACAACGATCTCAAACGCACGATTGAAGGGGCGAGCTTTTCTTTAGGCTGGGAGATTAACCCCACTAACTACTGGTTTTATTCGCGCTATTATTTTTTTATGGATTATGGGAATGTCATTCTCAATAAAAGAACGGGTGCTCAAGCGAACATGTTCACTTACGGCTTTGGAGGGGATTTGATCGTAGAATACAATAAGAACCCCTTGTATGTATTTTCTCTTTTTTATGGCATGCAAGTTGCTGAAAACACATGGACGATTTCCAAACACAGCGCGAATTTCATCATTGACGATTGGCGCAGCATTCAAGGGTTTTCGCTCAAAACTTCCAATTTTAGGATGCTAGGTTTAGTGGGGTTTAAATTCCAAACCGTGCTATTCCACCATGACGCTAGTATTGAAGTGGGAGTCAAATGGCCTTTTGCTTTTGAATACGACTCACCCTTTGTAAGGCTTTTTTCCGTCTTTATTTCGCACACTTTCTACCTTTAA
- the recG gene encoding ATP-dependent DNA helicase RecG: protein MQETDDLLKTLNVKSLLEVLLVYTPKGYKDLNLLERFETGLSGVLEVDILEKRNYAKVLKIFAYSKRFYKNLELVFFNYSAFHHSQFKTGESLFIYGKLEQSSFNQAYIINTPKILTEFGKISLIFKKVKNHKKIQENLQKLLSLENLKKEGVKENIAHLLLEIFFPTPHFVKDFETNKNFPSQHLNALKYIEMLFYMKNLDRKKLQFNAKIVCPNNSERLDNFIASLPFKLTRDQQNAIKEIQNDLTSSIACKRLIIGDVGCGKTMVILASMVLAYPNKTLLMAPTSILAKQLYNEALKFLPPYFEVELLLGGSHKKRSNHLFEKITHVVIGTQALLFDKRDLDEFALVITDEQHRFGTKQRYQLEKMASSKGNKPHSLQFSATPIPRTLALAKSVFVKTTMIREIPYPKEIETLVLHKRDFKIVMEKISEEIAKNHQVIVVYPLVNESEKIPYLSLSEGASFWQKRFKNVYTTSGQDKNKEEVIEEFRELGSILLATTLIEVGISLPRLSVMVILAPERLGLATLHQLRGRVSRNGLKGYCFLCTIQEENERLEKFADELDGFKIAELDLQYRKSGDLLQGGEQSGNSFEYIDLARDENIIAEVKQDFLKNASVSQGTFEN from the coding sequence TTGCAAGAAACAGATGACTTATTAAAAACATTGAACGTGAAATCGCTTTTAGAAGTCTTGCTTGTTTATACGCCCAAAGGTTATAAAGATTTGAATTTATTAGAGCGTTTTGAAACGGGCTTGAGCGGCGTTTTAGAAGTGGATATTTTAGAGAAAAGAAACTACGCCAAAGTTTTAAAGATTTTTGCCTATTCCAAACGATTTTACAAAAATTTAGAGCTTGTTTTTTTCAATTACAGCGCGTTCCATCACAGCCAGTTTAAAACCGGCGAGAGTTTGTTTATTTATGGTAAATTAGAGCAAAGCTCTTTTAATCAAGCTTATATCATTAACACGCCTAAAATCCTTACCGAATTTGGCAAAATTTCTTTAATTTTTAAAAAAGTTAAAAACCATAAAAAAATACAAGAAAATTTACAAAAACTCCTTTCATTAGAAAATTTAAAAAAGGAAGGCGTTAAAGAAAATATCGCGCATCTATTGTTGGAAATCTTTTTCCCCACGCCACATTTTGTCAAGGATTTTGAAACGAATAAAAATTTCCCTTCGCAACATTTAAATGCATTAAAATACATTGAAATGCTTTTTTATATGAAAAATTTAGATCGTAAGAAATTGCAATTCAACGCTAAAATCGTATGCCCTAATAACAGCGAACGCTTGGATAATTTCATCGCTTCTTTACCCTTTAAACTCACGCGCGATCAACAAAACGCCATTAAAGAAATCCAAAACGATCTCACCAGTTCTATAGCGTGCAAGCGTTTGATTATAGGCGATGTGGGGTGTGGGAAAACGATGGTGATTTTAGCGAGCATGGTATTAGCCTACCCTAATAAAACCCTTTTAATGGCGCCCACTTCCATTCTCGCTAAACAGCTTTATAACGAAGCCTTAAAATTTTTACCCCCTTATTTTGAAGTGGAATTACTGCTCGGCGGGAGCCATAAAAAGCGATCCAATCATTTGTTTGAAAAAATTACGCATGTTGTCATAGGCACGCAAGCTTTATTATTTGATAAGCGCGATTTAGATGAATTCGCTTTAGTGATCACTGATGAACAGCACCGATTTGGCACCAAGCAGCGCTACCAATTAGAAAAAATGGCGAGCAGTAAGGGTAATAAACCCCATTCCTTGCAATTTTCCGCTACCCCCATTCCTCGCACGCTTGCCCTAGCCAAAAGCGTGTTTGTGAAAACGACCATGATTAGAGAAATCCCTTACCCTAAAGAGATTGAAACTTTAGTCTTGCATAAAAGAGATTTTAAAATAGTGATGGAGAAAATCAGCGAAGAAATCGCTAAAAACCACCAAGTCATTGTCGTTTATCCGCTGGTGAATGAGAGCGAAAAAATCCCGTATTTATCGCTCAGTGAGGGGGCGAGTTTTTGGCAAAAACGCTTTAAAAACGTTTATACCACTTCAGGGCAAGATAAAAATAAAGAAGAAGTGATTGAAGAATTTAGAGAGTTAGGGAGCATTCTTTTAGCGACCACGCTCATTGAGGTGGGCATTTCTTTACCACGATTGAGCGTGATGGTGATTTTAGCGCCCGAAAGGTTAGGCTTAGCGACTTTACACCAGTTAAGGGGGCGCGTGTCTCGTAACGGCTTGAAAGGCTATTGTTTTTTATGCACGATCCAAGAAGAAAACGAACGATTGGAAAAGTTTGCTGATGAATTGGACGGCTTTAAAATCGCTGAATTGGATTTACAATACAGAAAAAGCGGGGATTTACTACAAGGGGGGGAGCAGAGCGGGAATAGTTTTGAATACATTGACTTAGCCAGAGATGAAAACATTATCGCTGAAGTGAAACAAGATTTTTTAAAAAACGCTAGCGTTTCACAAGGAACATTTGAAAATTGA
- a CDS encoding site-specific DNA-methyltransferase: MQNKEMDQEKSVNEKNLEVFNRYFPGCLSIENDNQLTLDVGRLKALLGDFSGIKEEGYGLDFVGKKIALNQAFKKNHKILKPLNESTSKHILIKGDNLDALKILKQSYSEKIKMIYIDPPYNTKNDNFIYGDDFSQSNEEVLKTLDYSKEKLDYIKNLFGSKCHSGWLSFMYPRLLLARDLLKQDGVIFISIDDNEAAQLKLLCDEIFGEGNFVAEMPRLTKKAGKSTNQIAKNHDYVLCYQKNSINFKQIDIDENDYSLKDEFYNERGGYKLNQNLDYNSLQYNKKMDYEIVIGNEKFYAGGLETYTERQKGNFGTIDWVWRWSKAKFDFGLANGFIEVKNNRIYTKTYTKAKISDSKPYKIEYFNRTKNISSIEFLDNKYSNDMSNKKLQSIFNVKNIFDYSKPVELISFLIDQTTEKGDLILDFFAGSGTTAHAVLESNKSDYQKLSEGGGYLMA, encoded by the coding sequence ATGCAAAATAAAGAAATGGATCAAGAAAAAAGCGTTAATGAAAAAAATTTAGAGGTTTTCAATCGTTATTTTCCCGGTTGCTTGAGTATAGAAAATGACAACCAACTCACGCTGGATGTGGGAAGATTAAAAGCGTTACTAGGGGATTTTAGCGGGATAAAAGAAGAGGGCTATGGGTTGGATTTTGTGGGTAAGAAAATCGCCTTAAATCAAGCTTTTAAGAAAAATCATAAGATTTTAAAGCCCTTAAATGAATCCACGAGCAAGCACATTCTCATCAAGGGCGATAATTTAGACGCTCTCAAAATCTTAAAACAAAGCTATAGTGAAAAAATCAAAATGATCTACATTGACCCCCCTTACAACACGAAAAACGACAATTTTATCTATGGCGATGATTTCTCGCAATCCAATGAAGAGGTTTTAAAAACATTGGATTATTCTAAAGAAAAGCTGGATTATATCAAGAATCTTTTTGGGTCAAAATGCCATAGCGGGTGGCTTAGTTTCATGTATCCTAGATTGTTGCTCGCTAGAGATTTGCTCAAACAAGACGGCGTGATTTTCATCAGCATTGACGATAACGAAGCCGCCCAGCTCAAACTTTTATGCGATGAAATTTTTGGGGAGGGGAATTTTGTGGCTGAAATGCCAAGATTAACAAAGAAAGCAGGAAAATCCACTAATCAAATCGCTAAAAATCATGATTATGTTTTGTGTTATCAAAAGAATAGTATCAATTTTAAACAGATTGATATTGATGAAAACGATTACTCTTTAAAAGATGAATTTTACAATGAAAGAGGTGGGTATAAATTAAATCAAAATTTGGATTACAATTCACTTCAATATAATAAAAAAATGGATTATGAAATTGTAATTGGTAATGAAAAGTTTTATGCTGGCGGATTGGAAACTTATACTGAAAGACAAAAAGGTAATTTTGGAACGATTGATTGGGTTTGGCGTTGGAGCAAAGCAAAATTTGATTTTGGATTAGCTAATGGTTTTATAGAAGTTAAAAATAATAGAATTTATACAAAAACTTACACAAAGGCTAAAATATCTGATAGCAAGCCTTATAAAATAGAATATTTTAACCGCACTAAAAATATTTCAAGTATAGAATTTTTAGATAATAAATACTCTAATGATATGTCAAATAAAAAATTGCAATCAATTTTTAATGTTAAGAATATTTTTGATTATTCTAAACCTGTTGAATTGATAAGTTTTCTCATAGATCAAACTACTGAAAAAGGCGATCTCATCTTAGATTTTTTCGCCGGGAGTGGGACGACCGCGCATGCCGTGTTAGAGAGTAATAAGAGCGATTATCAAAAATTAAGTGAGGGGGGGGGTTATTTAATGGCTTGA
- a CDS encoding site-specific DNA-methyltransferase, which produces MNAAFKERRFILVQLDEKIDPKKNKSAHDFCLNTLKSTSPSIFDITEERIKRAGAKIQEACPNLDVGFRAFEIIDDETHANDKNLSQAHQKDLFAYSNLDRMETQTILIKLLGCEGLELTTPIICLIENALYLALNTAFIVGDMEMSEVLENLKDKGVEKISMYMPAISNDRLCLELGSNLFDLKLESGDLKIRG; this is translated from the coding sequence TTGAACGCCGCATTTAAAGAAAGGCGCTTCATTCTCGTCCAATTAGATGAAAAAATTGATCCCAAGAAAAACAAAAGCGCGCATGATTTTTGTTTGAACACCTTAAAATCCACCTCGCCGAGCATTTTTGACATCACCGAAGAAAGGATTAAAAGAGCGGGGGCTAAAATCCAAGAAGCTTGCCCCAATTTAGATGTGGGGTTTAGAGCGTTTGAAATCATTGATGATGAAACGCATGCTAACGATAAAAATCTCAGTCAAGCCCATCAAAAGGATTTGTTCGCTTATTCTAACCTTGATAGAATGGAAACCCAAACGATTTTAATCAAGCTTTTAGGCTGCGAGGGTTTGGAGCTAACCACCCCTATAATTTGCTTGATTGAAAACGCCTTGTATCTGGCTTTAAATACGGCTTTCATTGTGGGGGATATGGAAATGAGTGAGGTTTTAGAAAACTTGAAAGATAAAGGGGTGGAAAAAATCAGCATGTATATGCCCGCTATCAGTAACGACAGGCTGTGTTTGGAGTTGGGCAGTAATTTGTTTGATTTGAAATTAGAGAGCGGCGATTTAAAGATTAGGGGGTAG
- a CDS encoding type III restriction-modification system endonuclease → MKIKFKRLDYQEQCRDQILGVFKGIYLKEPENDAQRIANPVFETEAIKDVLLENIENLRSKQKITQGSVGIDKSLNCDILMETGTGKTFCFLECVYSLHQNYHLSKFIVLVPSNAIKLGVLKSIEITREFFKSEYSNTHLESYEDVERFILASNHKCCVLVMTFSAFNKKDNLINQSCLENTNLFNGAKSYMQALASMRPIVIMDEPHRFLGDKTKKYLEQLNALITLRFGATFKDDYNNLIYALDSKKAFDCALVKSISVASVGESNEYFLELKGVVKTQNDYEAAINYTNLENKTQSVKVKKHDNLGALTQISALEDYIVENITKTEVRFLNGFNLLLDQKEPFSHLLEGEQEVMLKEAIKSHFEREEGLFKKGIKALCMVFISGVNSYLSENEKPAKLALLFEKLYQQELEKVLKKPLDENYRAYLERTKDAIYKVHGGYFAKSKKEGDETKTIELILKEKEKLLSFDSDLRFIFSQWALQEGWDNPNVMTICKLAPSSSNITKLQQIGRGLRLAVNDKGERITKEHSDFDFVNELVVIVPQVEGDFVGAIQQEISEHSLIKQAFSGGELEKSGMVKKGYYGVLFEKLEGLGFGEKTDDENFKLTLNQNEFLKKEPELENLKNETYLDLEKLKDFLEDRLIGNSRVRNKNERKTEKIKINKENFKKFETLWAGLNHQARIAYAIDSESLIDEIVKKINASFKVSSKIVSVTTHKKVETMGNNATTEIFERESACVWSLHEFISALSNKVKLSFKSVAKVLENIDENKFNEIKKNEQEGLRRLEELFLEIIYQNIKDKISYQMRETTIKNRKNDAFYDEKGEIREFLDGSLGVDKYEIRNASAQEKCLYENFMQVDSKIEKDTIEESNDTKIIVFGKLPRVKIPIGLNQTYSPDFGYVVENNDKKVLLVVETKGVDKKSELRPEEERKISTAKKFFEALKKQGVNIEYKTKMKKDQLSALINEILNRKD, encoded by the coding sequence GTGAAAATCAAATTCAAACGATTGGATTATCAGGAGCAATGCCGGGACCAAATTTTAGGGGTGTTTAAGGGGATCTATTTAAAAGAGCCAGAAAATGACGCTCAAAGGATTGCTAACCCTGTTTTTGAAACAGAAGCGATCAAAGATGTTTTATTAGAAAATATTGAGAATTTACGATCGAAACAAAAAATAACCCAGGGAAGCGTGGGGATTGACAAGTCGTTAAACTGCGATATTTTAATGGAAACAGGCACCGGGAAGACCTTTTGCTTTTTGGAATGCGTTTATTCTTTGCACCAAAACTACCATTTGTCAAAATTTATCGTTTTAGTGCCAAGCAACGCCATTAAATTAGGGGTTTTAAAGAGTATTGAAATCACCAGAGAATTTTTTAAAAGCGAGTATTCTAACACGCATTTAGAAAGCTATGAAGATGTAGAAAGGTTTATTCTAGCGAGCAACCACAAATGCTGTGTGTTGGTGATGACTTTTTCCGCCTTTAATAAAAAAGATAACCTTATCAATCAATCATGCTTAGAAAATACGAATCTATTCAATGGCGCAAAAAGTTACATGCAAGCTTTAGCGAGTATGCGCCCTATCGTCATCATGGACGAACCGCACCGATTTTTAGGCGATAAAACAAAAAAATATTTGGAACAATTAAACGCTTTAATCACGCTCAGGTTTGGGGCGACTTTTAAAGATGATTATAATAATTTGATTTACGCACTAGACAGCAAAAAAGCGTTTGATTGCGCCCTAGTGAAAAGCATCAGCGTGGCGTCTGTGGGGGAGAGTAACGAGTATTTTTTAGAGCTTAAGGGGGTTGTAAAGACACAAAACGACTATGAAGCTGCAATTAACTACACGAATTTAGAAAATAAAACTCAAAGCGTCAAGGTCAAAAAGCACGATAATTTAGGCGCGCTAACTCAAATCAGCGCTTTAGAAGATTACATTGTAGAAAATATCACTAAAACTGAGGTTCGTTTTCTCAATGGCTTTAATTTGTTACTGGATCAAAAAGAGCCTTTTTCCCATCTTTTAGAGGGTGAGCAAGAAGTGATGCTGAAAGAAGCGATAAAAAGCCATTTTGAAAGAGAAGAAGGGCTTTTTAAAAAGGGGATTAAAGCCTTGTGCATGGTGTTTATTAGCGGGGTGAATAGCTATTTAAGCGAGAATGAAAAGCCGGCCAAATTAGCCCTTTTATTTGAAAAACTTTACCAACAAGAGCTTGAAAAAGTCTTAAAAAAGCCTTTAGATGAAAATTATAGAGCGTATTTAGAGCGTACTAAAGACGCTATTTACAAAGTGCATGGAGGGTATTTTGCTAAAAGCAAGAAAGAGGGCGATGAAACTAAAACGATCGAACTCATTTTAAAAGAAAAAGAAAAATTACTGAGTTTTGATTCCGATCTCAGGTTTATTTTTTCGCAATGGGCGTTGCAAGAGGGGTGGGATAACCCTAATGTGATGACGATTTGCAAATTAGCCCCTAGCTCTTCTAATATCACTAAATTGCAACAAATTGGTAGGGGGCTAAGGCTCGCTGTGAATGATAAGGGCGAACGCATCACTAAAGAGCATTCTGATTTTGATTTTGTCAATGAATTAGTCGTGATCGTGCCGCAAGTTGAGGGGGATTTTGTGGGAGCGATCCAGCAAGAGATAAGCGAACACAGCTTGATCAAACAAGCGTTTAGTGGGGGAGAGTTAGAAAAAAGCGGCATGGTTAAAAAAGGGTATTACGGGGTTTTATTTGAAAAGTTAGAGGGTTTGGGTTTTGGAGAAAAAACAGATGATGAAAACTTTAAACTCACCCTCAATCAAAACGAATTTTTAAAAAAAGAGCCGGAACTAGAAAATTTAAAAAATGAAACATACTTGGATCTTGAAAAATTAAAAGATTTTTTAGAAGATCGCTTGATTGGTAATTCTAGAGTGAGGAACAAAAACGAGCGAAAAACTGAAAAAATCAAAATCAATAAAGAAAATTTTAAAAAATTTGAAACCTTATGGGCGGGTTTGAACCATCAAGCCCGGATCGCTTATGCCATTGATAGCGAGAGCTTGATTGATGAGATTGTCAAAAAAATCAATGCTTCTTTTAAGGTCAGTTCAAAAATCGTTTCGGTTACGACGCATAAAAAAGTAGAAACTATGGGAAATAACGCCACAACAGAGATTTTTGAGCGAGAAAGCGCATGCGTGTGGAGCTTGCATGAATTTATCAGTGCCTTGTCTAATAAGGTGAAATTGAGTTTTAAAAGCGTGGCTAAAGTGTTGGAAAACATTGATGAAAACAAGTTTAATGAAATTAAAAAAAACGAACAAGAGGGCTTAAGGCGGTTAGAAGAGCTGTTTTTGGAAATCATTTATCAAAATATTAAAGATAAAATTTCCTATCAAATGCGCGAAACGACGATTAAAAACAGAAAAAACGATGCGTTTTATGATGAAAAAGGAGAAATTAGAGAATTTTTAGACGGGAGTTTGGGGGTGGATAAATATGAAATTAGAAATGCAAGCGCCCAAGAAAAATGCTTGTATGAAAATTTCATGCAAGTGGATAGCAAGATTGAAAAAGACACGATTGAAGAATCTAACGACACTAAAATCATTGTTTTTGGCAAGCTCCCTAGGGTTAAAATCCCAATAGGGTTGAATCAAACTTATAGCCCTGATTTTGGGTATGTGGTTGAAAACAACGATAAAAAAGTGTTGTTAGTGGTGGAAACTAAGGGGGTTGATAAAAAAAGCGAATTACGCCCTGAAGAAGAGCGGAAAATTTCAACCGCTAAGAAATTTTTTGAAGCTTTAAAAAAGCAAGGCGTGAATATTGAATACAAAACCAAAATGAAAAAAGATCAATTAAGCGCGTTGATCAATGAAATTTTAAATCGTAAAGATTAG